In a genomic window of Erigeron canadensis isolate Cc75 chromosome 5, C_canadensis_v1, whole genome shotgun sequence:
- the LOC122601258 gene encoding uncharacterized protein LOC122601258, whose translation MCQLFKVREQHASTHTLDAFDIDKGVYKVRARYQRNAQGGNDFTVKFKDKTCSCGIWQTQRFSCSHAIGVCGHTDTNVGDMLSRYYTTRTWRSQYQATFNPLRDVAYWREPTWMIKADSSNMVRQRGRRQTRRIRNEMDNPDNSSTQSRKCGICSQPDHNKSSVLIEDKMFVFFLCIIK comes from the coding sequence ATGTGTCAACTTTTTAAGGTTCGTGAACAACACGCATCCACACACACTTTAGATGCTTTTGATATTGACAAGGGTGTGTACAAAGTTCGAGCAAGGTACCAAAGAAATGCACAAGGGGGAAATGACTTCACTGTCAAGTTTAAGGACAAGACTTGCTCGTGTGGAATTTGGCAAACTCAAAGATTTTCTTGTTCTCATGCAATTGGTGTTTGTGGGCATACTGATACGAATGTAGGTGACATGCTAAGTAGATACTACACAACAAGGACGTGGAGAAGCCAATATCAAGCAACATTTAATCCGCTTCGAGATGTTGCCTATTGGAGAGAGCCAACTTGGATGATTAAGGCAGATTCATCAAACATGGTGAGGCAAAGGGGCAGGAGACAAACAAGACGGATCCGAAATGAGATGGATAATCCCGACAACAGTTCCACCCAATCCAGAAAATGTGGTATTTGTAGTCAACCCGACCATAATAAGAGTAGTGTCCTAATAGAGGATAAgatgtttgttttctttctatgtatTATTAAATAA
- the LOC122601257 gene encoding WEB family protein At1g75720-like produces MDQPTSLHENPPPTLPPLDDHSTVDTSSPFRSVKEVVAMFGERFLATKIYTPSPKPSFTLPIQESTPIWKYTPNSNKNLWKSPKNELDSSPVVMNILKKLELELEETKRQLNMLKERETETELSLASLNAELHKNMSKIAKAEAEVAGKAATMRSSMTLAQVLSGSNADDDDDDQAIEKGKEKRYLNEKKMLKKKPVIPLLTDLFSKKNEKAENSKLSPLYASSLMY; encoded by the coding sequence ATGGATCAACCCACAAGCCTACATGAAAACCCACCACCAACATTGCCGCCACTCGATGACCACTCCACCGTAGACACGTCTAGTCCTTTCCGCTCGGTCAAAGAAGTCGTGGCTATGTTTGGCGAACGCTTTCTAGCAACGAAAATCTACACACCATCCCCAAAACCCTCTTTCACCCTACCAATACAAGAAAGTACCCCAATATGGAAATACACACCAAATTCTAATAAAAATTTATGGAAATCACCCAAAAATGAATTAGACTCTTCTCCTGTGGTCATGAACATCCTCAAAAAACTTGAATTGGAGCTTGAAGAAACCAAGAGACAGTTAAACATGCTCAAGGAAAGAGAGACAGAGACCGAGTTGTCTTTGGCTTCTTTGAATGCTGAACTTCACAAGAACATGTCAAAGATAGCGAAAGCCGAAGCTGAGGTGGCTGGGAAAGCCGCAACAATGAGATCATCCATGACTTTGGCTCAAGTTCTAAGTGGTAGTaatgctgatgatgatgatgatgatcaggctaTTGAAAAAGGTAAAGAGAAAAGGTACCTgaatgaaaagaaaatgttgaagaaaaAGCCAGTGATTCCACTGTTGACAGATCTATTTTCAAAGAAGAATGAGAAGGCTGAGAACTCAAAGCTGAGTCCATTGTACGCATCTTCTCTAATGTACTAG